One part of the Capricornis sumatraensis isolate serow.1 chromosome 13, serow.2, whole genome shotgun sequence genome encodes these proteins:
- the SYNCRIP gene encoding heterogeneous nuclear ribonucleoprotein Q isoform X5, whose protein sequence is MGDRLQIPFIQIFVGKIPRDLFEDELVPLFEKAGPIWDLRLMMDPLTGLNRGYAFVTFCTKEAAQEAVKLYNNHEIRSGKHIGVCISVANNRLFVGSIPKSKTKEQILEEFSKVTEGLTDVILYHQPDDKKKNRGFCFLEYEDHKTAAQARRRLMSGKVKVWGNVGTVEWADPIEDPDPEVMAKVKVLFVRNLANTVTEEILEKAFSQFGKLERVKKLKDYAFIHFDERDGAVKAMEEMNGKDLEGENIEIVFAKPPDQKRKERKAQRQAAKNQMYDDYYYYGPPHMPPPTRGRGRGGRGGYGYPPDYYGYEDYYDYYGYDYHNYRGGYEDPYYGYEDFQVGARGRGGRGARGAAPSRGRGAAPPRGRAGYSQRGGPGSARGVRGARGGAQQQRGRGQGKGVEAGPDLLQ, encoded by the exons ATGGGGGACCGCCTCCAGATTCCGTTTATTCAG ATATTTGTGGGGAAGATTCCAAGAGATCTGTTTGAGGATGAACTTGTTCCATTGTTTGAAAAAGCTGGACCTATATGGGATCTTCGTTTAATGATGGATCCACTAACAGGTCTCAATAGAGGTTATGCGTTTGTCACTTTTTGTACAAAAGAAGCAGCTCAGGAGGCTGTTAAACTG TATAATAATCACGAAATTCGTTCTGGAAAACACATTGGTGTCTGCATCTCGGTTGCCAACAACAGGCTTTTTGTGGGCTCTATTCCTAAGAGTAAAACCAAGGAACAGATTCTTGAAGAATTTAGCAAAGTAACAG AGGGTCTTACAGATGTCATTTTATACCACCAACCAGACgacaagaaaaaaaacagaggcttttgttttcttgaataTGAAGATCACAAAACAGCTGCCCAGGCAAGACGTAGGTTAATGAGTGGTAAAGTCAAGGTCTGGGGAAATGTTGGAACTGTTGAATGGGCTGATCCTATAGAAGATCCCGATCCTGAGGTTATGGCAAAG GTAAAAGTGCTGTTTGTACGCAACCTGGCTAATACTGTAACAGAagagattttagaaaaggcatttaGTCAGTTTGGGAAACTGGAACGagtgaagaaattaaaagattatgctttcattcattttgatGAGCGAGATGGTGCTGTCAAG GCTATGGAAGAAATGAATGGCAAAGACTTGGAGGGAGAAAATATTGAAATTGTTTTTGCTAAGCCACCagatcagaaaaggaaagaaagaaaagctcagAGGCAAGCTGCAAAGAATCAAAT GTATGATGATTACTACTATTATGGTCCACCTCATATGCCCCCTCCAACAAGAGGTCGAGGGCGTGGAGGCAGAGGTGGTTATGGATATCCTCCAGATTATTACGGATATGaagattattatgattattatggCTATGATTACCATAACTATCGTGGTGGATATGAAGATCCTTACTATGGTTATGAAGATTTTCAAGTTGGAGCTAGAGGAAGGGGTGGTAGAGGAGCAAGGGGTGCTGCTCCATCCAGAGGTCGCGGGGCTGCTCCTCCCCGTGGTAGAGCCGGTTATTCACAGAGAGGAGGTCCTGGATCAGCAAGAGGCGTTCGTGGTGCGAGAGGAGGTGCCCAACAACAAAGAGGCCGCGGG
- the SYNCRIP gene encoding heterogeneous nuclear ribonucleoprotein Q isoform X6: MKTYRQREKQGTKVADSSKGPDEAKIKALLERTGYTLDVTTGQRKYGGPPPDSVYSGQQPSVGTEIFVGKIPRDLFEDELVPLFEKAGPIWDLRLMMDPLTGLNRGYAFVTFCTKEAAQEAVKLYNNHEIRSGKHIGVCISVANNRLFVGSIPKSKTKEQILEEFSKVTEGLTDVILYHQPDDKKKNRGFCFLEYEDHKTAAQARRRLMSGKVKVWGNVGTVEWADPIEDPDPEVMAKVKVLFVRNLANTVTEEILEKAFSQFGKLERVKKLKDYAFIHFDERDGAVKAMEEMNGKDLEGENIEIVFAKPPDQKRKERKAQRQAAKNQMYDDYYYYGPPHMPPPTRGRGRGGRGGYGYPPDYYGYEDYYDYYGYDYHNYRGGYEDPYYGYEDFQVGARGRGGRGARGAAPSRGRGAAPPRGRAGYSQRGGPGSARGVRGARGGAQQQRGRGQGKGVEAGPDLLQ; encoded by the exons GCACTCTTGGAAAGAACAGGCTACACACTCGATGTGACCACTGGACAGAGGAAGTATGGGGGACCGCCTCCAGATTCCGTTTATTCAGGTCAGCAGCCTTCTGTTGGCACTGag ATATTTGTGGGGAAGATTCCAAGAGATCTGTTTGAGGATGAACTTGTTCCATTGTTTGAAAAAGCTGGACCTATATGGGATCTTCGTTTAATGATGGATCCACTAACAGGTCTCAATAGAGGTTATGCGTTTGTCACTTTTTGTACAAAAGAAGCAGCTCAGGAGGCTGTTAAACTG TATAATAATCACGAAATTCGTTCTGGAAAACACATTGGTGTCTGCATCTCGGTTGCCAACAACAGGCTTTTTGTGGGCTCTATTCCTAAGAGTAAAACCAAGGAACAGATTCTTGAAGAATTTAGCAAAGTAACAG AGGGTCTTACAGATGTCATTTTATACCACCAACCAGACgacaagaaaaaaaacagaggcttttgttttcttgaataTGAAGATCACAAAACAGCTGCCCAGGCAAGACGTAGGTTAATGAGTGGTAAAGTCAAGGTCTGGGGAAATGTTGGAACTGTTGAATGGGCTGATCCTATAGAAGATCCCGATCCTGAGGTTATGGCAAAG GTAAAAGTGCTGTTTGTACGCAACCTGGCTAATACTGTAACAGAagagattttagaaaaggcatttaGTCAGTTTGGGAAACTGGAACGagtgaagaaattaaaagattatgctttcattcattttgatGAGCGAGATGGTGCTGTCAAG GCTATGGAAGAAATGAATGGCAAAGACTTGGAGGGAGAAAATATTGAAATTGTTTTTGCTAAGCCACCagatcagaaaaggaaagaaagaaaagctcagAGGCAAGCTGCAAAGAATCAAAT GTATGATGATTACTACTATTATGGTCCACCTCATATGCCCCCTCCAACAAGAGGTCGAGGGCGTGGAGGCAGAGGTGGTTATGGATATCCTCCAGATTATTACGGATATGaagattattatgattattatggCTATGATTACCATAACTATCGTGGTGGATATGAAGATCCTTACTATGGTTATGAAGATTTTCAAGTTGGAGCTAGAGGAAGGGGTGGTAGAGGAGCAAGGGGTGCTGCTCCATCCAGAGGTCGCGGGGCTGCTCCTCCCCGTGGTAGAGCCGGTTATTCACAGAGAGGAGGTCCTGGATCAGCAAGAGGCGTTCGTGGTGCGAGAGGAGGTGCCCAACAACAAAGAGGCCGCGGG